A genomic region of Caulobacter sp. NIBR2454 contains the following coding sequences:
- the thrS gene encoding threonine--tRNA ligase, giving the protein MIDLEFPDGSHRQFPKNATGRDVAASISKSLEKKAALVRLDGTLLDLDRPLTSGGKFELLTREAPEVLDTIRHDTAHVLAQAVQELFPGTQVTIGPAIEDGFYYDFARDEPFSLDDLPKIEAKMRQIVDRDDKIRRETWDRNAAIAHFESIGEVYKAEIIRDLPETEEISVYWQGDWKDLCRGPHLPSTRHIGKAFKLTKLAGAYWRGDHNNAQLQRIYGTAWTTEAELEAYITRLEEAEKRDHRKLGRAMDLFHIQEEGRGMVFWHKQGWTLWRTLEAYMRRRLDAAGYIEVKTPQVLDRSFWEKSGHWEKYRPNMFVCETVEGEELSLKPMNCPGHLQIFNFGQKSYRDLPLRMAEFGACHRYEPSGSLHGLMRVRGFTQDDAHIFCREDQIEDETAKFITLCQTVHGELGMTTDYIALATRPEQRAGSDEFWDKAETQMLNAARKAGVEPVIAEGDGAFYAPKLDFVVKDAIGRTWTCGTIQLDYVLPERLGAEYVAEDGSKQRPVMLHRAILGSFERFIGILIENYGGAFPLWLAPTQLVVATITSDADDYAQEVAAKLQAAGLRVVTDLRNEKVGYKIREHSVAKVPAIVVVGRKEAETNQVAIRRLGGEGQLILSLDEAVAALSDEATPPDLRAAPFVRTTAPAGELVEPA; this is encoded by the coding sequence ATGATCGATCTTGAGTTCCCGGACGGCTCTCACCGTCAGTTTCCGAAGAACGCCACGGGCCGTGACGTCGCCGCCTCGATCTCCAAATCGTTGGAGAAGAAGGCCGCGCTCGTGCGCCTGGACGGCACGCTGCTGGACCTGGACCGCCCGCTGACCAGCGGCGGCAAGTTCGAGCTGCTGACCCGTGAGGCGCCGGAAGTCCTGGACACGATTCGCCACGACACCGCCCACGTCCTGGCCCAGGCGGTGCAGGAGCTGTTCCCCGGCACCCAAGTGACGATCGGCCCGGCCATCGAAGACGGCTTCTATTACGACTTCGCCCGTGACGAGCCCTTCAGCCTCGACGATCTGCCGAAGATCGAAGCGAAGATGCGCCAGATCGTCGATCGCGATGACAAAATTCGTCGCGAGACCTGGGATCGAAATGCAGCCATCGCGCATTTCGAGTCGATCGGGGAAGTCTATAAGGCCGAGATCATCCGTGATCTTCCCGAGACCGAGGAGATCAGCGTGTATTGGCAGGGGGACTGGAAAGATCTCTGCCGTGGCCCGCACCTCCCTTCCACGCGTCATATCGGCAAGGCTTTCAAGCTGACCAAGCTGGCCGGCGCCTATTGGCGCGGCGACCACAACAACGCTCAGCTTCAGCGGATTTATGGCACGGCCTGGACCACGGAAGCCGAGCTTGAGGCCTACATCACCCGCCTCGAGGAAGCCGAGAAGCGCGACCACCGCAAGCTCGGCCGCGCCATGGACCTCTTCCACATCCAGGAAGAAGGCCGGGGCATGGTGTTCTGGCACAAGCAGGGCTGGACCCTGTGGCGCACGCTGGAGGCCTATATGCGCCGCCGGCTGGACGCGGCCGGGTATATCGAGGTCAAGACGCCCCAGGTTCTGGACCGCTCCTTCTGGGAGAAATCGGGCCACTGGGAGAAATACCGCCCGAACATGTTCGTCTGCGAGACGGTGGAGGGCGAAGAGCTCTCGCTGAAGCCGATGAACTGCCCGGGCCACCTGCAGATCTTCAACTTCGGCCAGAAGTCCTATCGCGACCTGCCCCTGCGCATGGCCGAATTCGGCGCCTGCCACCGCTATGAGCCTTCCGGCTCGCTGCACGGCCTGATGCGCGTTCGGGGCTTCACCCAGGACGACGCGCACATCTTCTGCCGCGAAGACCAGATCGAGGACGAGACGGCCAAGTTCATCACCCTGTGCCAGACGGTGCACGGCGAGCTGGGCATGACGACCGACTACATCGCCCTGGCCACCCGTCCCGAGCAGCGCGCCGGCTCGGACGAGTTCTGGGACAAGGCCGAGACCCAGATGCTGAACGCCGCCCGCAAGGCCGGCGTGGAACCGGTCATCGCCGAGGGCGACGGCGCCTTCTACGCGCCCAAGCTAGACTTCGTGGTCAAGGACGCCATCGGCCGGACCTGGACCTGCGGCACCATCCAGCTGGACTACGTCCTGCCCGAGCGTCTGGGCGCCGAATACGTGGCCGAGGATGGCTCCAAGCAGCGCCCGGTCATGCTGCACCGTGCGATCCTGGGCTCGTTCGAGCGTTTCATCGGCATCCTGATCGAGAACTACGGCGGGGCCTTCCCTCTGTGGCTGGCGCCGACCCAGCTCGTGGTCGCCACCATCACCTCGGACGCGGACGACTATGCTCAGGAAGTGGCGGCCAAGCTGCAGGCCGCGGGCCTGAGAGTCGTCACCGACCTGCGAAATGAGAAGGTCGGCTACAAGATTCGCGAACATAGTGTCGCCAAGGTTCCGGCCATTGTCGTCGTCGGCCGCAAAGAAGCCGAGACCAACCAGGTGGCGATCCGTCGCCTGGGTGGGGAGGGACAATTGATCCTGTCGCTGGACGAGGCGGTCGCCGCCCTCAGCGACGAAGCCACGCCTCCGGACCTTCGGGCCGCACCCTTCGTGCGCACGACGGCCCCGGCGGGCGAACTGGTGGAGCCTGCATGA
- a CDS encoding iron-sulfur cluster assembly scaffold protein — MIDDLYSARVLALVADMPRAGRLPAPDASAEKVAKLCGSRITVDVTLDEQGRVADFAQDVQACALGQAAAAVLGAHVIGADLAELAVTRDALHAMLKSNGPAPQGRFSELSVLEPVKDYPARHASTLLAFEAALEAVQAAETARQKRDTTKARTSPAGAA, encoded by the coding sequence ATGATCGACGACCTTTACTCCGCGCGTGTCCTGGCCCTGGTGGCCGACATGCCCCGCGCCGGCCGGCTGCCCGCGCCGGACGCCAGCGCCGAGAAGGTCGCCAAGCTGTGCGGCAGCCGAATCACCGTCGACGTGACCCTCGATGAGCAGGGCCGCGTGGCCGACTTCGCCCAGGATGTTCAGGCCTGCGCGCTTGGACAGGCCGCCGCGGCGGTGCTGGGCGCGCATGTGATCGGGGCCGATCTTGCCGAGCTCGCCGTTACGCGTGACGCTCTGCATGCTATGCTGAAGTCGAACGGCCCTGCTCCCCAGGGCCGGTTTTCGGAGCTTTCCGTGCTGGAGCCGGTGAAGGACTACCCCGCCCGCCACGCCTCGACGTTACTGGCGTTCGAAGCGGCGCTGGAGGCTGTCCAGGCGGCGGAGACTGCCCGCCAGAAGCGCGATACGACAAAAGCGCGAACTAGTCCCGCCGGCGCGGCTTGA
- a CDS encoding glycosyltransferase family 2 protein — MNVSVRPAAEMISGATPVTPGVSVVMVVYRTGEALTSSIRQVLAEPMVDEFVIVDNGSDERDEQMLRTLERSDPRVRLLQGHGNVGFAKGANMGARASYGRHVVFLNPDAFLQKDCVRNLVQALKGRPVPTLVGACVINEDGTEQRGARRGEVTPWTSLLSFGQLTRRFRKLERYEIHREADPMPKATVATPTISGACFAMRREDFEALDGFDESYFLHVEDIDICWRAREQGGQVLFQPTSRVVHLGHTSLKSPIFVEFHKGMGLARYFIKRAKSFGPRAAAVLLAPLVVGMAVSRPALWKLTGHRI, encoded by the coding sequence ATGAACGTATCCGTTCGACCCGCTGCCGAAATGATCTCGGGCGCCACGCCCGTGACGCCCGGCGTCTCTGTCGTCATGGTCGTGTACCGGACGGGCGAGGCCCTGACGTCGAGCATCAGGCAGGTGCTGGCCGAGCCCATGGTCGACGAATTCGTCATCGTCGATAACGGCTCGGACGAGCGGGACGAACAGATGCTTCGCACCCTGGAGCGGTCGGACCCCAGGGTCCGTCTGCTACAGGGGCATGGCAATGTCGGCTTCGCCAAGGGCGCGAACATGGGCGCGCGGGCGTCCTACGGCCGCCATGTGGTGTTCCTGAATCCCGACGCCTTCCTGCAGAAGGATTGCGTGCGCAATCTGGTCCAGGCGCTCAAGGGCCGTCCGGTCCCCACCCTGGTCGGCGCCTGCGTGATCAACGAGGACGGCACCGAGCAGCGCGGCGCACGGCGCGGCGAAGTCACCCCGTGGACCAGCCTGCTGTCGTTCGGCCAGCTGACCCGGCGCTTCCGCAAGCTGGAGCGCTACGAAATCCACCGCGAAGCCGATCCGATGCCCAAGGCGACGGTGGCGACCCCGACGATCTCGGGCGCGTGTTTCGCCATGCGCCGCGAGGACTTCGAAGCGCTGGACGGCTTCGACGAGAGCTACTTCCTGCATGTCGAGGATATCGACATATGCTGGCGCGCCCGCGAACAAGGCGGCCAGGTGTTGTTCCAGCCGACCTCGCGGGTAGTGCATCTGGGTCACACCAGCCTGAAAAGCCCCATCTTCGTGGAATTCCATAAGGGCATGGGCCTGGCCCGTTATTTCATCAAGCGCGCCAAGAGCTTTGGCCCGCGCGCCGCCGCCGTGTTGCTAGCCCCGCTCGTGGTCGGCATGGCGGTGTCGCGCCCGGCCCTGTGGAAGCTGACCGGCCACCGCATCTGA
- the yidD gene encoding membrane protein insertion efficiency factor YidD — MNIYDQTIDCALKAYKSILSPLLGPRCRYMPTCSEYAAQVLKGHGPVKGSWLAFRRICRCHPFGGWGYDPPPVKPETSRKTAGREDAKRSRRWKCEA, encoded by the coding sequence ATGAACATTTACGACCAAACCATCGACTGTGCCTTAAAGGCCTATAAGTCGATCCTTTCGCCTCTTTTGGGGCCAAGGTGTCGTTACATGCCGACGTGTTCGGAGTATGCGGCACAGGTCTTGAAAGGGCACGGACCTGTCAAAGGCTCCTGGTTGGCGTTCCGAAGAATCTGCCGTTGTCACCCATTTGGGGGATGGGGCTACGATCCGCCTCCGGTTAAGCCTGAGACATCGCGTAAGACCGCCGGGCGCGAAGACGCCAAGCGGTCACGCCGATGGAAATGTGAAGCATGA